One region of Haloterrigena salifodinae genomic DNA includes:
- a CDS encoding DsrE/DsrF/DrsH-like family protein, giving the protein MSTDNQTTPIEDGEADAESNAEIDAAELQALRERVEELEESLAEADLGDDQKKMTIVATQGSFDMAYPPLILASTAAAFGWEVVVFHTFWGLDILHEEKSKDLKLSAVGNPNMPVPNAVAALPGMDTMATKMMQKKIDDNGTATIEELIDLSLESGVDLQACQMTIELMDYDEDDFYDGVTTGVGAATALQHMAESDIQLLV; this is encoded by the coding sequence ATGAGCACGGATAATCAAACGACACCGATCGAAGACGGCGAGGCGGACGCCGAATCCAACGCCGAGATCGACGCCGCCGAGTTGCAGGCCCTACGCGAGCGCGTCGAGGAGTTAGAGGAGTCGCTCGCAGAGGCGGACCTGGGCGACGACCAGAAGAAGATGACGATCGTGGCAACGCAGGGCAGCTTCGACATGGCGTATCCGCCGCTGATCCTCGCGAGCACCGCGGCCGCGTTCGGCTGGGAGGTCGTCGTCTTCCACACGTTCTGGGGGCTCGACATTCTCCACGAGGAGAAGTCGAAGGATCTCAAATTGAGTGCCGTCGGCAATCCTAACATGCCCGTCCCGAACGCCGTCGCCGCGCTCCCTGGCATGGACACGATGGCCACGAAGATGATGCAGAAGAAGATCGACGACAACGGCACTGCCACCATCGAGGAGCTGATCGACCTCTCGCTCGAGAGCGGCGTCGATCTGCAGGCCTGTCAGATGACGATCGAGCTGATGGACTACGACGAGGACGACTTCTACGACGGCGTCACCACCGGCGTCGGCGCGGCCACCGCGTTGCAGCACATGGCTGAATCCGACATCCAACTCCTCGTCTGA
- a CDS encoding NAD(P)/FAD-dependent oxidoreductase: MATDSTIHDYEVLVVGGGPAGMTAALYTTRLGHRTAVVDRGGGRTAMMQDVHNLLGITEETSGNEFLSIGRDQLREYGCDIHNDLLVSCDSTEDESIRLCGNNADYRAEYVVLATGFNDVRPEPPLPRTGRGLHYCLHCDAYMFVDEPVYVMGYGESAAYVAAIMLNFTDDVDLLTRGDDPEWSDETATMLSNHPIDIIYTDITGVQNDKDGWLAALEFEDGTVREYKGGFAMYGAEYNNGLARNLGCDINDDGTVVVDDHGQTSVERVYAVGDLTPGHNQLPIALGEGAKAGISLHFALRDFPRDIDIIEEQGPVRSDEVPGIPDELLEQEVDFHTYD, translated from the coding sequence ATGGCTACCGATTCGACTATTCACGACTACGAAGTTCTCGTCGTCGGAGGCGGCCCGGCTGGAATGACTGCGGCGCTGTACACGACGCGACTCGGTCATCGGACGGCCGTCGTTGACCGAGGCGGTGGTCGTACAGCGATGATGCAAGACGTCCACAATCTACTAGGTATTACAGAAGAGACATCCGGTAACGAGTTCCTCTCGATCGGTAGAGACCAGCTTCGGGAGTACGGATGCGATATTCACAATGATCTACTCGTCTCCTGTGACAGCACCGAGGACGAGTCCATACGTCTCTGCGGGAATAACGCTGACTACCGTGCAGAGTACGTCGTCCTCGCGACGGGATTTAACGATGTCCGTCCAGAGCCGCCACTACCGCGGACTGGTCGTGGACTCCACTACTGTTTGCACTGTGATGCCTACATGTTCGTCGACGAACCCGTCTACGTCATGGGTTACGGGGAGAGCGCTGCATACGTAGCCGCGATTATGCTTAACTTCACCGACGATGTCGATTTGCTCACGCGCGGTGATGACCCTGAATGGAGCGATGAGACGGCGACGATGCTCTCGAACCATCCGATCGATATTATTTACACGGACATCACTGGCGTTCAAAACGACAAAGACGGCTGGTTAGCGGCCCTCGAGTTCGAAGACGGCACGGTTCGCGAGTACAAGGGTGGCTTCGCGATGTACGGTGCTGAGTACAATAATGGTCTGGCCCGCAACCTCGGCTGTGATATCAACGACGATGGAACGGTCGTCGTCGATGATCACGGTCAAACGTCGGTCGAGCGCGTCTATGCAGTTGGTGACCTAACGCCAGGTCACAATCAACTCCCGATTGCACTGGGTGAAGGAGCGAAGGCTGGCATCTCGTTGCATTTCGCGTTACGTGATTTCCCTCGGGATATCGACATTATCGAGGAGCAAGGTCCAGTCCGATCCGACGAGGTCCCCGGAATCCCCGACGAACTTCTCGAGCAAGAAGTCGATTTCCACACATATGACTGA
- a CDS encoding sulfurtransferase TusA family protein: MSSEYQTTETLDVKGQSCPMPIVKTKQAIDDLEAGDVLEVVATDSGSMSDIQGWADGTDGVELLEQVEGDDIYTHYVKKTE, from the coding sequence ATGAGTTCGGAATATCAGACCACGGAGACGCTGGACGTGAAAGGACAGTCCTGCCCGATGCCCATCGTGAAGACCAAGCAAGCGATCGACGACCTCGAGGCCGGCGACGTCCTCGAGGTCGTCGCGACTGACTCGGGCAGCATGAGCGACATTCAGGGGTGGGCCGACGGCACCGACGGTGTCGAACTCCTCGAGCAAGTCGAAGGGGACGACATCTACACCCACTACGTGAAGAAGACGGAATAA
- a CDS encoding HalOD1 output domain-containing protein — protein sequence MTDTESTRSKPSLRVLEAIVDAEGVSLTSLEPPLNDVVDPAALDRSFEPTSTGDWIQGRHVSFRCRKYDMTIASNGTIELS from the coding sequence ATGACCGACACCGAGTCCACGCGCTCGAAGCCGAGCCTGCGCGTTCTCGAAGCGATTGTCGACGCGGAAGGTGTCTCCCTGACTTCCCTCGAGCCACCGCTCAACGATGTTGTGGATCCTGCTGCGCTGGACCGATCGTTTGAGCCGACCTCTACTGGCGACTGGATCCAAGGTAGACATGTTTCGTTCAGGTGCCGAAAGTATGACATGACAATCGCTTCGAATGGTACTATCGAACTGTCGTAA
- a CDS encoding MBL fold metallo-hydrolase, translated as MDDMDLPMPDVEIESVSPDELKDRIDAGEDVTLLDTRMESEYNEWKIDGETVESINIPYFEFLDDEIDDDVLAQIPDDREITVLCAKGGSSEYVAAQLRERGYDVDHLEDGMKGWARIYERVEVERYDGAGTLYQYQRPSSGCLGYLVVDGDEAAVIDPLRAFTDRYLEDVDDLGADLQYAINTHIHADHISGVRNLDAEGVEGVIPEAAVDRGVTYADEMTLAADGDEFEVGEATIETVYTPGHTSGMTSYLIDDSLLATGDGLFVESVARPDLEEGDEGAEDAARQLYESLQERVLTLPDDTLIGGAHFSDSAEPADDGTYTAPIGQLAEEMDALTMEEDEFVELILSDMPPRPANYEDIIPTNLGQQEADDEEAFELELGPNNCAASQESLAGD; from the coding sequence ATGGACGATATGGATCTTCCAATGCCGGACGTCGAGATCGAATCGGTCAGTCCAGACGAATTGAAGGATCGAATCGACGCGGGCGAGGATGTCACGCTCCTCGATACTCGCATGGAATCGGAGTACAACGAGTGGAAGATCGACGGAGAGACCGTCGAATCAATCAACATTCCGTACTTCGAATTCTTAGACGACGAAATTGACGACGATGTCCTTGCACAGATCCCCGATGACCGCGAAATTACGGTTCTCTGTGCGAAGGGGGGCTCAAGCGAGTACGTCGCTGCACAGTTAAGAGAGCGCGGCTACGACGTCGACCACCTTGAGGACGGGATGAAGGGCTGGGCGCGCATCTACGAGCGCGTGGAAGTCGAACGCTACGACGGTGCGGGGACGCTCTACCAGTACCAGCGTCCCTCGAGCGGCTGTCTCGGCTACCTCGTCGTCGATGGCGACGAGGCGGCCGTGATCGATCCGCTGCGTGCGTTCACAGATCGGTACCTTGAGGACGTCGACGACCTCGGCGCCGACCTGCAGTACGCAATCAACACGCACATCCACGCAGACCACATATCGGGCGTCCGTAATCTCGACGCGGAAGGCGTCGAGGGCGTCATCCCCGAGGCGGCGGTCGACCGCGGTGTCACCTACGCCGACGAGATGACTCTCGCGGCGGACGGCGACGAGTTCGAAGTCGGTGAAGCCACCATCGAGACTGTCTACACGCCCGGACACACCTCCGGAATGACCTCGTACCTGATCGACGACTCGCTGCTGGCGACCGGCGACGGTCTGTTCGTCGAGAGCGTCGCCCGCCCCGACTTAGAGGAGGGCGACGAGGGCGCGGAAGACGCCGCACGACAACTCTACGAGTCGCTGCAGGAGCGCGTCCTGACGTTGCCCGACGACACGCTGATCGGCGGCGCGCACTTCAGCGACTCCGCCGAACCCGCCGACGACGGCACCTACACGGCACCGATCGGCCAGCTCGCGGAGGAGATGGACGCCCTGACGATGGAGGAAGACGAGTTCGTCGAGCTGATCCTCTCGGACATGCCGCCCCGTCCGGCCAACTACGAGGACATCATTCCGACGAACCTCGGCCAGCAGGAGGCCGACGACGAGGAGGCGTTCGAACTCGAGCTCGGCCCGAACAACTGCGCCGCGAGCCAGGAGTCGCTCGCCGGTGACTAA
- a CDS encoding YeeE/YedE family protein, producing MSSDRHPLFMPLILVGGLIFGFGLGFSQMARPEVVLNFLQFEDFGLLFVMFGAAIVSGIAFAVMPRIRDSAPLTGNRYERRLKPFDRNVLVGGAIFGVGWGLSGICPGAAYASLGIGNVSILWALAGMFAGAYLQGVWRSKRAAADTAPAGAD from the coding sequence GTGAGCAGCGATCGTCATCCCCTGTTCATGCCGCTGATCCTCGTCGGCGGCCTGATCTTCGGGTTCGGGCTCGGGTTCAGCCAGATGGCGCGTCCGGAGGTCGTGCTGAACTTCCTCCAGTTCGAGGACTTCGGACTGCTGTTCGTCATGTTCGGCGCGGCGATCGTCTCCGGGATCGCCTTCGCTGTGATGCCTCGGATTCGAGACAGCGCGCCGCTGACGGGTAACCGGTACGAACGCCGGCTAAAGCCGTTCGACCGGAACGTCCTGGTAGGCGGCGCGATCTTCGGCGTCGGCTGGGGGCTCTCGGGTATCTGTCCCGGCGCCGCCTACGCCAGCCTCGGCATCGGTAACGTCTCCATCCTGTGGGCGCTCGCCGGCATGTTCGCCGGCGCCTACCTCCAGGGAGTCTGGCGCAGTAAGCGTGCCGCAGCCGACACGGCCCCGGCGGGTGCCGACTAA
- a CDS encoding YeeE/YedE family protein, with protein MVADPVPLQLAAELFPNGISRYAVGGLLVGLGAVVIYVGTGIPAGASTFLESTLSYVSGQSRFQQYVSSRDWRVVFTLGIILGGLAFAATVQSGVITTSLYQPGTTGELYEVGGVTLWSTDVQAWRLLVGGVFVGIGTRIGKGCTSGHGVCGVGSASKTSLVGVASFLTVAIVTAQIVAALGVSP; from the coding sequence ATGGTAGCTGACCCAGTCCCACTCCAGTTGGCTGCCGAGCTGTTCCCCAACGGGATCAGCCGCTACGCCGTCGGCGGGTTACTTGTCGGTCTCGGCGCGGTCGTGATCTACGTCGGGACCGGCATCCCGGCCGGAGCGAGCACGTTCCTCGAGTCGACGCTGTCGTACGTCTCCGGGCAGTCGCGGTTCCAGCAGTACGTTTCGTCCCGGGACTGGCGCGTCGTGTTCACGCTTGGCATAATCCTAGGCGGGCTGGCGTTCGCAGCGACGGTCCAGTCCGGGGTGATTACGACCTCGCTCTACCAGCCCGGAACGACGGGCGAACTGTACGAGGTCGGCGGCGTGACGCTCTGGTCGACCGACGTGCAGGCCTGGCGGCTGCTGGTCGGCGGCGTGTTCGTCGGAATCGGCACCCGAATCGGTAAAGGATGTACGTCCGGCCACGGGGTCTGCGGCGTCGGTTCGGCGTCGAAGACCTCGCTCGTCGGCGTGGCGTCGTTCCTGACGGTCGCGATCGTGACCGCACAGATCGTCGCGGCACTGGGGGTGTCGCCATGA